Proteins encoded by one window of Crassostrea angulata isolate pt1a10 chromosome 9, ASM2561291v2, whole genome shotgun sequence:
- the LOC128162066 gene encoding gem-associated protein 2-like — protein sequence MDSDDSLVDDELQPQALAVHIDDNDDFDLNIPPTTGNEYLRRVREEAKDCPQIVVADIDTSPFLQKQTVKIKEHGGRFPAPKGFTPDLQWQKLQTANFAELRQNLQRQKILMAKKGLLKRDKLPQCNDVENWCRLCFGRLMPPGVSQREVKSEVVMEEETKPKHEGVLPLLSIIAALDQPSVIRVLEYHINWFEATGFSDKQGMWFYALLTSLQKPLSPEACALIRSLARSCGNLRATLESPEDPRLVPLNLFICLVSRYFDQTDLADPGT from the exons ATGGACAGCGATGATAGCCTCGTAGATGACGAGTTGCAACCTCAGGCGCTGGCGGTGCACATTGATGACAATGACGATTTTGACCTCAACATTCCCCCAACCACTGGAAATGAGTACTTGCGGCGAGTGAG AGAGGAAGCAAAGGATTGTCCACAAATTGTTGTAGCGGACATCGACACATCTCCTTTCCTGCAAAAACAGACTGTGAAGATTAAAGAG CATGGTGGGCGTTTTCCAGCTCCAAAGGGATTTACACCAGATCTTCAATGGCAGAAGTTACAAACTGCTAACTTTGCTGAACTTCGTCAG AATCTTCAGAGGCAAAAGATTCTAATGGCGAAGAAAGGACTGTTGAAGAGAGACAAACTG CCCCAATGCAATGATGTAGAGAACTGGTGTCGCCTTTGCTTCGGAAGACTCATGCCACCAGGGGTCTCTCAGAGAGAGGTCAAATCGGAGGTCGTAATGGAAGAGGAAACCAAACCCAAGCATGAAGGTGTGCTTCCCCTGCTCAGCATCATTGCAGCATTAGATCAG CCCTCAGTCATCAGAGTGTTGGAGTATCATATTAACTGGTTCGAGGCTACAGGATTTTCAGACAAAcag GGGATGTGGTTCTATGCACTGCTAACCAGTCTGCAGAAGCCCCTGTCCCCAGAGGCCTGCGCCCTGATCAGATCTTTGGCCCGCAGTTGTGGAAATCTCAGGGCTACTTTG GAAAGTCCTGAAGATCCACGCTTAGTTCCACTAAATCTCTTCATCTGCCTTGTATCTCGCTATTTCGACCAGACAGATTTAGCAGACCCGGGCAcctga
- the LOC128163726 gene encoding uncharacterized protein LOC128163726 — MDDSAGDPDLAFHVSVLESLVCALSPIKLIVCNGGAARGISFSQASVLVDFMLHLDRKGRALTNVYPFTDIFKKGNDLLTDYIKFGKTSSGINHQILEALLSFLSKVEEASEGLQVEKQESERNKSETDWTARLAIHFFSPLSQTKDYVLDNHGMKKYERCPCSCNKIIRYGDTSIGNPKTWYGRFDILIGKFTHEESCEELNKQRCEIDIGATVVPTSENPDTDSSDDQLLSNDEPSQTEVETDDLNNHLSHLFSQTIVLSFYQKKCNPALNIVPLIGVSKTHIQFHFYDSEKDIYLASNQMPLFYKNKTLQIPTVIATWLVLNYKHLSSGVTRNIENDGKFGFHSQILPESLHLYQNDIEVGHKVEPETFLLNADYHATLVLRKDDKMD; from the exons ATGGACGATTCAGCTGGAGATCCAGATTTAGCCTTTCATGTTTCTGTGTTGGAATCTCTTGTTTGTGCCCTTTCACCTATAAAACTCATCGTATGCAACGGGGGTGCAGCAAGAGGGATCAGTTTTTCACAAGCAAGTGTGTTAGTTGATTTCATGTTGCATTTGGATCGCAAAGGACGCGCATTGACGAATGTCTACCCTTTCACTGATATATTCAAAAAGGGAAACGATCTTTTAACAGACTATATAAAATTTGGCAAAACATCATCAGGCATAAATCATCAAATACTGGAAGCTCTGTTGTCGTTTCTTTCCAAAGTCGAGG AAGCAAGCGAGGGACTTCAAGTAGAAAAGCAAGAATCGGAACGAAACAAAAGTGAAACTGACTGGACAGCTAGACTTGCCATCCATTTTTTTTCACCTCTTTCACAAACCAAAGACTATGTGCTAGATAATCATGgcatgaaaaaatatgaaagatgtCCATGTTCCTGTAACAAAATAATCAGATATGGGGACACATCAATAG GTAATCCTAAAACTTGGTATGGGAGATTCGACATTTTAATTGGAAAATTTACACATGAGGAAAGCTGTGAAGAATTGAATAAGCAAAGGTGTGAAATTGATATTGGTGCAACGGTAGTACCGACATCTGAAAATCCAGACACCGACTCTTCAGATGATCAATTGTTAAGCAATGATGAGCCTTCTCAAACAGAAGTTGAGACAGATGACTTGAATAACCACTTGTCACATTTGTTTTCCCAAACCATTGTGTTGTctttttatcagaaaaaatgTAATCCCGCTTTAAACATTGTTCCCTTGATTGGAGTGAGTAAGACCCACATTCAGTTTCATTTCTATGACTCTGAGAAAGACATATATCTGGCAAGTAATCAAATGccattgttttataaaaataaaaccttgCAGATTCCTACAGTGATTGCAACCTGGTTAGTGTTAAACTACAAGCATCTGTCATCAGGTGTGACAAGAAATATCGAAAACGACGGAAAGTTCGGGTTCCATTCTCAGATTTTGCCTGAAAGTTTACATCTGTATCAGAATGATATTGAAGTGGGCCATAAAGTTGAGCCtgaaacatttttgttaaatgCCGATTATCATGCTACTCTTGTACTAAGAAAGGATGACAAAATGGACTAA